A window of Strix aluco isolate bStrAlu1 chromosome 2, bStrAlu1.hap1, whole genome shotgun sequence contains these coding sequences:
- the ZC3H13 gene encoding zinc finger CCCH domain-containing protein 13 isoform X3, which produces MSKIRRKVTVENTKTISDSTSRRPSVFERLGPSTGSTAETQCRNWLKTGNCLYGNTCRFVHGPSPRGKGYSSSYRRSPERPTGDLRERMKNKRQDVEAEPQKRSTEESSSPVRKESSRGRHREKEDIKITKERTPESEEENGDWEANREDSDNGDVNYDYDHELSLEMKRQKIQRELMKLEQENMEKREEIVIKKEISPEVSRSKLSPSPRKSSKSPKRRSSPKSSSSASKKEKKASTVSSPLLDQQRSSKSNQSKKKGPRTPSPPPPVQEETPLGKKHKEKHKAKERSEEKAREVKERGRDFERHKEKKEKQRDPSESSHRQKRSPSPADHSGSNSSPSREYSPPAARRRQTSRAPAKSSTHKHNFSPSRRSASPSGPHHSPISSRHHSSSSQSGSSVQRHSPSPHRKRTPSPSYQRTASPPARRSSSPYPPHSSSSPQRKRSPSRHRSPGREKGRHDRDRTSQSHDRRHERRDETRGKREKERETRDDRDYEQEQSTSRDHRDDRESRDGRDRRETRDNRDRREPRESRDTRDSRDTRDYSRDTKDSRDQRDSRSTRDSHDYRDRESRDAHKKDDQYQEDSRSYGRSHGREESSRTETRNDSRSDSRNESRSDRTGRSRGRGSRSTRGSQVDGHSSSGNYHDSWESRSSYPDRDRYDSREQARDSSFERRHGERDRRDNRERDQRASSPVRHQGRSDDLERDERREERRVDRSDDRRDERARERERERERDRERERERDREREREKERELERDRARERERERERDKDRDRERDRDRDHDREREREREREKEREREREERERERERERDRERERERERGRDRDKERDRQRDWDDKEKGREDRRDKREDIREERSSRDVHEERKSKKRHRNESSPSPRQSPKRRREHSPDSDAYNSGDDKNDKHRLLSQVVRPQESRSLSPSHVTEERQSRWKEEERKSDRKESSRRYEEPEFKERISSADKQREQLDASEGSRSRVQENLGHRPSEERDGSDRMHDDSKKKSKVQKKATKKKKDDDSGVERYANESTTEESQVFSPKKGQKKKNVEKKRKRSKGDSEVSDEEIVPHHKKKKGPRTPPVTKEELVEAPPEKAVAEVPQKREDTTFSDWSDEDVPERGDIVVPERSTEDSHRKSHRTRGEKVEAPHVTIEDGPHRKPVDQKRSSSLGSNRSHASSRLRSPSNESAHRSGDDQTGRKRILHSSSRDRDRDRDREKKSLEITGERKSRIDQLKRGEPSRSTSSDRQDSRSHSSRRSSPESDRQVHSRSGSFDSRERLQERDRHEHDRERERDRREGRQRDWDRDVDKDWPRSRERERLREREREREKRRELDRERERQLPDTTERERDRTLDISSQKESTKHSETKLDRDHEKEFDGVCRDSAASEKERTDKDLGPLQGFEDGNEAEKVESLEGGEDEAKIDDVQSLGSGAGEYEPISDDELDEILAGDAEKREDQQEDEKMPGKNPVDVIDVDWSSLMPKQPKEPREPGAALLKFTPGAVMLRVGISKRLAGPELFTKIKETCQRVLEKPKDAENLFEHELGALNMAALLRKEERAGLLSNLGPCCKALCFRRDSAIRKQLMKNEKGATKQTYTNSAAMDSDLLRLSLRLFKRKTVCQVPGQEKTEDSKIPQPVIHQEVCVS; this is translated from the exons atgtcaaaaattagAAGGAAGGTCACAGTGGAAAATACCAAGACCATATCCGATAGCACATCCCGAAGACCCAGTGTGTTTGAAAGGCTTGGACCCAGCACTGGAAGTACTGCAGAG ACACAGTGCCGTAACTGGCTGAAGACTGGCAACTGCCTCTATGGGAACACATGTAGATTCGTACATGGCCCTTCACCACGAGGTAAAGGCTATAGCAGCAGTTATAGAAG GTCACCAGAAAGACCCACTGGAGATCTTCGggaaagaatgaagaacaaaCGTCAAGACGTTGAGGCAGAGCCACAGAAACGAAGTACAGAGGAGTCGTCCTCTCCTGTTAGG AAAGAGTCTTCACGAGGAAGACATAGAGAAAAGGAGGATATCAAAATTACAAAGGAGAGAACACcagaaagtgaagaggaaaatgGGGATTGGGAAGCAAATAGAGAAG actctGATAACGGAGATGTTAATTATGATTATGATCATGAGCTGTCTTTGGAAATGAAGCGCCAAAAGATTCAGAGAGAACTCATGAAGTTGGAACAGGAAAACATGGAGAAACGAGAGGAAATAGTCATTAAAAAAGAG ATTTCTCCAGAGGTGTCTAGATCTAAATTATCACCATCACCAAGAAAGTCTAGCAAATCTCCAAAACGAAGATCCAGTCCCAAGTCATCATCTTCGGCTagtaagaaagagaagaaagcatcTACTGTATCATCCCCGCTTTTGGATCAGCAGAG GAGTTCTAAAAGTAACCAGAGTAAAAAGAAAGGTCCTCGTACCCCTAGTCCTCCTCCTCCAGTACAAGAGGAAACTCCcctggggaaaaaacacaaagaaaaacataaagcaaaagaaCGTTCAGAAGAAAAGGCAAgggaggtgaaagagagagggcGTGACTTTGAAAGgcacaaggagaaaaaagagaagcagag GGATCCCTCTGAAAGCTCACATAGACAGAAGCGTTCTCCTAGTCCAGCAGATCATTCTGGCAGTAATTCTTCCCCTTCCAGGGAGTATTCACCACCTGCTGCGAGGCGAAGACAAACCTCCCGAGCTCCAGCCAAGTCATCCACTCACAAACATAACTTCTCACCCTCTCGCAG GTCTGCTTCCCCATCAGGTCCGCATCATTCTCCCATATCCTCCAGACatcactcctcttcctcacagTCAGGCTCCTCTGTTCAAAGACATTCTCCTTCCCCACACCGCAAGAGAACTCCTTCTCCATCCTATCAAAGGACAGCTTCCCCGCCTGCAAGGCGATCTTCTTCTCCCTATCCCccccactcttcctcttctcctcagAGGAAGCGAAGCCCTTCGAGACACAGATCTcctggaagagaaaagggaagacaTGATCGTGATCGGACTTCACAGTCTCATGACAGGCGCCATGAAAGGCGGGATG aaactagagggaaaagggaaaaagaaagagaaacaagagaTGATCGTGATTATGAGCAGGAGCAGAGTACCTCCAGGGATCATAGAGATGACAGAGAGTCCCGTGATGGAAGAGATCGAAGGGAGACAAGAGACAACAGAGATCGGAGGGAGCCAAGGGAATCCAGAGACACTCGAGACTCCAGAGATACGAGGGATTATAGCAGAGATACCAAAGATAGTCGTGATCAGAGAGACTCACGCTCCACACGAGATTCCCATGACTACAGAGACAGAGAGAGTCGTGATGCCCATAAAAAGGATGACCAGTATCAGGAGGACTCGCGCAGCTATGGAAGATCCCATGGCAGGGAGGAGAGCTCTCGTACTGAAACAAGGAATGACTCCAGAAGTGACTCCAGAAATGAGAGCAGAAGTGATAGAACTGGCAGAAGTCGAGGCAGAG GAAGTCGGAGCACTAGAGGGTCCCAAGTTGATGGTCACAGCAGTAGTGGAAACTACCATGACAGCTGGGAATCAAGGAGTAGCTACCCTGATCGGGATCGTTATGACAGTCGAGAACAAGCGAGGGATTCCTCCTTTGAAAGAAGACATGGTGAACGGGACAGGCGTGACAACAGAGAAAGAg ATCAGAGAGCAAGCTCACCAGTACGACATCAAGGACGAAGCGATGACCTTGAGCGGGATGAAAGAAGAGAAGAGCGAAGGGTAGATCGGTCTGATGATAGGAGAGATGAAAGGGCCCGGGAAAGAGAgcgagaaagggagagagaccgagagagggaaagagaaagagaccgagaaagagaaagggagaaggaaagagagttGGAACGAGATCGTGCTCGGGAacgggagagagagagggagcggGACAAAGACAGGGACCGTGAGCGGGACCGAGACAGGGACCATGACAGGGAAAGGGAGcgagagagggaaagggagaaggagcGAGAGCGAGAGCGGGAGGAACGAGAAAGGGAGCGAGAGCGAGAAAGAGATCGAGAGCGGGAACGAGAAAGGGAGAGAGGTCGAGACAGGGATAAAGAAAGAGACCGCCAGAGAGACTGGGACgacaaagaaaaagggagggaagaCCGCAGAGATAAGAGAGAAGACATCCGAGAAGAAAGAAGTTCAAGAGATGTCCATGAGGAAAGAAAATCCAA GAAGCGTCACAGAAATGAAAGCAGTCCCAGTCCTCGTCAGTCACCCAAACGTCGCCGTGAGCACTCTCCTGATAGTGATGCTTACAACAGTGGAGATGATAAAA ATGACAAGCACAGACTTCTGAGCCAGGTTGTGCGGCCACAGGAATCCCGGTCACTGAGCCCCTCTCATGTTACAGAAGAGCGGCAGAGTCGCTGGAAAGAAGAAGAGCGAAAATCGGACAGAAAGGAAAGTTCCCGGCGTTACGAAGAACCAGAGTTTAAAGAGAGGATTTCTTCAGCAGATAAGCAAAGAGAGCAACTGGATGCTTCAGAAGGCTCCCGGTCCAGGGTTCAGGAAAATCTTGGACACCGTCCCTCTGAAGAAAGAGATGGTTCTGATAGAATGCATGATGACAGCAAGAAGAAGTCTAAGGTACAGAAAAAGGCCACAAAGAAGAAGAAGGATGATGACAGTGGGGTGGAAAGGTATGCTAATGAGTCAACAACTGAGGAAAGCCAGGTCTTTTCGCCCAAGAAaggtcaaaaaaagaaaaacgtaGAGAAAAAGCGGAAGAGATCCAAGGGTGATTCTGAAGTTTCTGATGAAGAAATTGTTCCACatcataaaaagaagaaaggtccAAGAACCCCTCCTGTAACAAAAGAAGAACTGGTTGAAGCACCACCTGAGAAAGCTGTGGCAGAAGTCCCCCAAAAAAGAGAAGATACAACGTTTAGTGACTGGTCAGATGAAGATGTTCCTGAACGCGGTGACATTGTTGTTCCAGAAAGAAGCACTGAGGATTCCCATAGAAAAAGTCacaggacaaggggagaaaaggTGGAAGCCCCTCATGTTACTATAGAGGATGGACCACACCGTAAACCCGTGGATCAGAAGCGCAGCAGCAGCCTTGGTAGCAATCGGAGCCATGCCTCGAGCAGACTTAGATCCCCTTCCAATGAATCAGCTCATCGCAGTGGAGATGACCAGACTGGACGGAAGAGGATCCTGCACAGTAGCTCTAGAGACagagacagggacagggacagagagaagaaaagcttAGAAATCACGGGGGAACGGAAATCCAGAATTGATCAGCTGAAACGAGGGGAACCCAGTCGCAGCACATCTTCAG aTCGTCAAGATTCAAGAAGCCACAGTTCAAGAAGAAGTTCTCCTGAATCAGATCGTCAGGTCCATTCCAGATCCGGGTCCTTCGATAGCAGGGAAAGACTTCAGGAGCGAGATCGACATGAACATGATCGAGAACGCGAGAGagacaggagggagggaagacaGAGAGACTGGGACCGAGATGTTGACAAAGACTGGCCAAGGAGCAGGGAACGAGAGAGACTCAGAGAacgagagagggagagggagaaaagacgGGAGCTAGACAGAGAGCGAGAGAGACAATTACCTGATACtactgaaagagagagagacagaactCTTGACATCTCCTCTCAGAAAGAATCAACAAAACACAGTGAAACAAAGCTGGACAGAGATCACGAAAAGGAATTTGATGGTGTTTGTCGGGATTCAGCGgcttcagagaaggaaagaacagaCAAAGATTTAGGACCTTTACAAGGttttgaagatggaaatgaggccGAAAAGGTAGAGAGTTTAGAAG GAGGAGAAGATGAAGCAAAGATTGATGATGTACAGTCACTGGGGTCTGGTGCTGGAGAATATGAACCAATCAGTGATGATGAACTGGATGAAATTCTGGCAGGTGATGCTGAAAAGCGGGAGGATCAACAGGAGGATGAGAAGATGCCTGGTAAAA ATCCTGTCGATGTTATAGATGTAGATTGGTCCAGTCTTATGCCAAAGCAGCCAAAAGAACCACGTGAGCCTGGGGCTGCGCTCTTAAAATTCACACCAGGTGCCGTTATGTTGAGAGTTGGCATTTCCAAGCGATTGGCAGGACCAGAACTCTTCACCAAAATTAAAGAGACTTGCCAGAGGGTGTTAGAAAAACCTAAAG
- the ZC3H13 gene encoding zinc finger CCCH domain-containing protein 13 isoform X1 has translation MSKIRRKVTVENTKTISDSTSRRPSVFERLGPSTGSTAETQCRNWLKTGNCLYGNTCRFVHGPSPRGKGYSSSYRRSPERPTGDLRERMKNKRQDVEAEPQKRSTEESSSPVRKESSRGRHREKEDIKITKERTPESEEENGDWEANREDSDNGDVNYDYDHELSLEMKRQKIQRELMKLEQENMEKREEIVIKKEISPEVSRSKLSPSPRKSSKSPKRRSSPKSSSSASKKEKKASTVSSPLLDQQRSSKSNQSKKKGPRTPSPPPPVQEETPLGKKHKEKHKAKERSEEKAREVKERGRDFERHKEKKEKQRDPSESSHRQKRSPSPADHSGSNSSPSREYSPPAARRRQTSRAPAKSSTHKHNFSPSRRSASPSGPHHSPISSRHHSSSSQSGSSVQRHSPSPHRKRTPSPSYQRTASPPARRSSSPYPPHSSSSPQRKRSPSRHRSPGREKGRHDRDRTSQSHDRRHERRDETRGKREKERETRDDRDYEQEQSTSRDHRDDRESRDGRDRRETRDNRDRREPRESRDTRDSRDTRDYSRDTKDSRDQRDSRSTRDSHDYRDRESRDAHKKDDQYQEDSRSYGRSHGREESSRTETRNDSRSDSRNESRSDRTGRSRGRGPELSDKGSRSTRGSQVDGHSSSGNYHDSWESRSSYPDRDRYDSREQARDSSFERRHGERDRRDNRERDQRASSPVRHQGRSDDLERDERREERRVDRSDDRRDERARERERERERDRERERERDREREREKERELERDRARERERERERDKDRDRERDRDRDHDREREREREREKEREREREERERERERERDRERERERERGRDRDKERDRQRDWDDKEKGREDRRDKREDIREERSSRDVHEERKSKKRHRNESSPSPRQSPKRRREHSPDSDAYNSGDDKNDKHRLLSQVVRPQESRSLSPSHVTEERQSRWKEEERKSDRKESSRRYEEPEFKERISSADKQREQLDASEGSRSRVQENLGHRPSEERDGSDRMHDDSKKKSKVQKKATKKKKDDDSGVERYANESTTEESQVFSPKKGQKKKNVEKKRKRSKGDSEVSDEEIVPHHKKKKGPRTPPVTKEELVEAPPEKAVAEVPQKREDTTFSDWSDEDVPERGDIVVPERSTEDSHRKSHRTRGEKVEAPHVTIEDGPHRKPVDQKRSSSLGSNRSHASSRLRSPSNESAHRSGDDQTGRKRILHSSSRDRDRDRDREKKSLEITGERKSRIDQLKRGEPSRSTSSDRQDSRSHSSRRSSPESDRQVHSRSGSFDSRERLQERDRHEHDRERERDRREGRQRDWDRDVDKDWPRSRERERLREREREREKRRELDRERERQLPDTTERERDRTLDISSQKESTKHSETKLDRDHEKEFDGVCRDSAASEKERTDKDLGPLQGFEDGNEAEKVESLEGGEDEAKIDDVQSLGSGAGEYEPISDDELDEILAGDAEKREDQQEDEKMPGKNPVDVIDVDWSSLMPKQPKEPREPGAALLKFTPGAVMLRVGISKRLAGPELFTKIKETCQRVLEKPKDAENLFEHELGALNMAALLRKEERAGLLSNLGPCCKALCFRRDSAIRKQLMKNEKGATKQTYTNSAAMDSDLLRLSLRLFKRKTVCQVPGQEKTEDSKIPQPVIHQEVCVS, from the exons atgtcaaaaattagAAGGAAGGTCACAGTGGAAAATACCAAGACCATATCCGATAGCACATCCCGAAGACCCAGTGTGTTTGAAAGGCTTGGACCCAGCACTGGAAGTACTGCAGAG ACACAGTGCCGTAACTGGCTGAAGACTGGCAACTGCCTCTATGGGAACACATGTAGATTCGTACATGGCCCTTCACCACGAGGTAAAGGCTATAGCAGCAGTTATAGAAG GTCACCAGAAAGACCCACTGGAGATCTTCGggaaagaatgaagaacaaaCGTCAAGACGTTGAGGCAGAGCCACAGAAACGAAGTACAGAGGAGTCGTCCTCTCCTGTTAGG AAAGAGTCTTCACGAGGAAGACATAGAGAAAAGGAGGATATCAAAATTACAAAGGAGAGAACACcagaaagtgaagaggaaaatgGGGATTGGGAAGCAAATAGAGAAG actctGATAACGGAGATGTTAATTATGATTATGATCATGAGCTGTCTTTGGAAATGAAGCGCCAAAAGATTCAGAGAGAACTCATGAAGTTGGAACAGGAAAACATGGAGAAACGAGAGGAAATAGTCATTAAAAAAGAG ATTTCTCCAGAGGTGTCTAGATCTAAATTATCACCATCACCAAGAAAGTCTAGCAAATCTCCAAAACGAAGATCCAGTCCCAAGTCATCATCTTCGGCTagtaagaaagagaagaaagcatcTACTGTATCATCCCCGCTTTTGGATCAGCAGAG GAGTTCTAAAAGTAACCAGAGTAAAAAGAAAGGTCCTCGTACCCCTAGTCCTCCTCCTCCAGTACAAGAGGAAACTCCcctggggaaaaaacacaaagaaaaacataaagcaaaagaaCGTTCAGAAGAAAAGGCAAgggaggtgaaagagagagggcGTGACTTTGAAAGgcacaaggagaaaaaagagaagcagag GGATCCCTCTGAAAGCTCACATAGACAGAAGCGTTCTCCTAGTCCAGCAGATCATTCTGGCAGTAATTCTTCCCCTTCCAGGGAGTATTCACCACCTGCTGCGAGGCGAAGACAAACCTCCCGAGCTCCAGCCAAGTCATCCACTCACAAACATAACTTCTCACCCTCTCGCAG GTCTGCTTCCCCATCAGGTCCGCATCATTCTCCCATATCCTCCAGACatcactcctcttcctcacagTCAGGCTCCTCTGTTCAAAGACATTCTCCTTCCCCACACCGCAAGAGAACTCCTTCTCCATCCTATCAAAGGACAGCTTCCCCGCCTGCAAGGCGATCTTCTTCTCCCTATCCCccccactcttcctcttctcctcagAGGAAGCGAAGCCCTTCGAGACACAGATCTcctggaagagaaaagggaagacaTGATCGTGATCGGACTTCACAGTCTCATGACAGGCGCCATGAAAGGCGGGATG aaactagagggaaaagggaaaaagaaagagaaacaagagaTGATCGTGATTATGAGCAGGAGCAGAGTACCTCCAGGGATCATAGAGATGACAGAGAGTCCCGTGATGGAAGAGATCGAAGGGAGACAAGAGACAACAGAGATCGGAGGGAGCCAAGGGAATCCAGAGACACTCGAGACTCCAGAGATACGAGGGATTATAGCAGAGATACCAAAGATAGTCGTGATCAGAGAGACTCACGCTCCACACGAGATTCCCATGACTACAGAGACAGAGAGAGTCGTGATGCCCATAAAAAGGATGACCAGTATCAGGAGGACTCGCGCAGCTATGGAAGATCCCATGGCAGGGAGGAGAGCTCTCGTACTGAAACAAGGAATGACTCCAGAAGTGACTCCAGAAATGAGAGCAGAAGTGATAGAACTGGCAGAAGTCGAGGCAGAGGTCCAGAATTATCTGACAAGG GAAGTCGGAGCACTAGAGGGTCCCAAGTTGATGGTCACAGCAGTAGTGGAAACTACCATGACAGCTGGGAATCAAGGAGTAGCTACCCTGATCGGGATCGTTATGACAGTCGAGAACAAGCGAGGGATTCCTCCTTTGAAAGAAGACATGGTGAACGGGACAGGCGTGACAACAGAGAAAGAg ATCAGAGAGCAAGCTCACCAGTACGACATCAAGGACGAAGCGATGACCTTGAGCGGGATGAAAGAAGAGAAGAGCGAAGGGTAGATCGGTCTGATGATAGGAGAGATGAAAGGGCCCGGGAAAGAGAgcgagaaagggagagagaccgagagagggaaagagaaagagaccgagaaagagaaagggagaaggaaagagagttGGAACGAGATCGTGCTCGGGAacgggagagagagagggagcggGACAAAGACAGGGACCGTGAGCGGGACCGAGACAGGGACCATGACAGGGAAAGGGAGcgagagagggaaagggagaaggagcGAGAGCGAGAGCGGGAGGAACGAGAAAGGGAGCGAGAGCGAGAAAGAGATCGAGAGCGGGAACGAGAAAGGGAGAGAGGTCGAGACAGGGATAAAGAAAGAGACCGCCAGAGAGACTGGGACgacaaagaaaaagggagggaagaCCGCAGAGATAAGAGAGAAGACATCCGAGAAGAAAGAAGTTCAAGAGATGTCCATGAGGAAAGAAAATCCAA GAAGCGTCACAGAAATGAAAGCAGTCCCAGTCCTCGTCAGTCACCCAAACGTCGCCGTGAGCACTCTCCTGATAGTGATGCTTACAACAGTGGAGATGATAAAA ATGACAAGCACAGACTTCTGAGCCAGGTTGTGCGGCCACAGGAATCCCGGTCACTGAGCCCCTCTCATGTTACAGAAGAGCGGCAGAGTCGCTGGAAAGAAGAAGAGCGAAAATCGGACAGAAAGGAAAGTTCCCGGCGTTACGAAGAACCAGAGTTTAAAGAGAGGATTTCTTCAGCAGATAAGCAAAGAGAGCAACTGGATGCTTCAGAAGGCTCCCGGTCCAGGGTTCAGGAAAATCTTGGACACCGTCCCTCTGAAGAAAGAGATGGTTCTGATAGAATGCATGATGACAGCAAGAAGAAGTCTAAGGTACAGAAAAAGGCCACAAAGAAGAAGAAGGATGATGACAGTGGGGTGGAAAGGTATGCTAATGAGTCAACAACTGAGGAAAGCCAGGTCTTTTCGCCCAAGAAaggtcaaaaaaagaaaaacgtaGAGAAAAAGCGGAAGAGATCCAAGGGTGATTCTGAAGTTTCTGATGAAGAAATTGTTCCACatcataaaaagaagaaaggtccAAGAACCCCTCCTGTAACAAAAGAAGAACTGGTTGAAGCACCACCTGAGAAAGCTGTGGCAGAAGTCCCCCAAAAAAGAGAAGATACAACGTTTAGTGACTGGTCAGATGAAGATGTTCCTGAACGCGGTGACATTGTTGTTCCAGAAAGAAGCACTGAGGATTCCCATAGAAAAAGTCacaggacaaggggagaaaaggTGGAAGCCCCTCATGTTACTATAGAGGATGGACCACACCGTAAACCCGTGGATCAGAAGCGCAGCAGCAGCCTTGGTAGCAATCGGAGCCATGCCTCGAGCAGACTTAGATCCCCTTCCAATGAATCAGCTCATCGCAGTGGAGATGACCAGACTGGACGGAAGAGGATCCTGCACAGTAGCTCTAGAGACagagacagggacagggacagagagaagaaaagcttAGAAATCACGGGGGAACGGAAATCCAGAATTGATCAGCTGAAACGAGGGGAACCCAGTCGCAGCACATCTTCAG aTCGTCAAGATTCAAGAAGCCACAGTTCAAGAAGAAGTTCTCCTGAATCAGATCGTCAGGTCCATTCCAGATCCGGGTCCTTCGATAGCAGGGAAAGACTTCAGGAGCGAGATCGACATGAACATGATCGAGAACGCGAGAGagacaggagggagggaagacaGAGAGACTGGGACCGAGATGTTGACAAAGACTGGCCAAGGAGCAGGGAACGAGAGAGACTCAGAGAacgagagagggagagggagaaaagacgGGAGCTAGACAGAGAGCGAGAGAGACAATTACCTGATACtactgaaagagagagagacagaactCTTGACATCTCCTCTCAGAAAGAATCAACAAAACACAGTGAAACAAAGCTGGACAGAGATCACGAAAAGGAATTTGATGGTGTTTGTCGGGATTCAGCGgcttcagagaaggaaagaacagaCAAAGATTTAGGACCTTTACAAGGttttgaagatggaaatgaggccGAAAAGGTAGAGAGTTTAGAAG GAGGAGAAGATGAAGCAAAGATTGATGATGTACAGTCACTGGGGTCTGGTGCTGGAGAATATGAACCAATCAGTGATGATGAACTGGATGAAATTCTGGCAGGTGATGCTGAAAAGCGGGAGGATCAACAGGAGGATGAGAAGATGCCTGGTAAAA ATCCTGTCGATGTTATAGATGTAGATTGGTCCAGTCTTATGCCAAAGCAGCCAAAAGAACCACGTGAGCCTGGGGCTGCGCTCTTAAAATTCACACCAGGTGCCGTTATGTTGAGAGTTGGCATTTCCAAGCGATTGGCAGGACCAGAACTCTTCACCAAAATTAAAGAGACTTGCCAGAGGGTGTTAGAAAAACCTAAAG